DNA sequence from the Scophthalmus maximus strain ysfricsl-2021 chromosome 1, ASM2237912v1, whole genome shotgun sequence genome:
AAAAATATAAGAATCCTTCTAATTTTAccatgaaaggggaaaaaaaacagctatgAAGAGAGACGCACTGAATTGGCTCCTTCAATAAATccaacatgaaaaatgacagaCTCTTTATGGAGTCTTGTGTCTAAAGCTGCCTCTTCTTTGAGTCAGCAAAGACTGGCTTTGATCTTAGTCTAATGAAATGAGAATTGGAAGCTGTTTCACTTCTCCGAGTTCAGTTTTCATTAACTTATCTGCAACACGTACTTATTCCTCAGCACACAATGTTCTCCACATTTTATGGTCAGCAGAAAGGAGCCTCTGATCCCAAAAGCACAGATGAGAAgcatttcagacacacacacctggaatTTCATCTGCTCGGCCTTCTGGGGGTCGACAGCTACAATATGCTGGTAGTGCCTGAGAGTGTGTCTGCGGTCCTTTTGCTCCGCGGCCATGTATCGCTTCAGAGCTTGCAGCACACGCTCCGGCTGGAAGACAAAGTTGAAGAAATGCCAGGCGCTCAGataaaggttgttgttgttgttgttttaccgCAATTCATTAATGTCCtgtgtctttttctcccctcagcTGTGCTCCACGATGCACTCACCTGAGGACGGTCAGACTGTACAGCTGTCAAGTAGTTCTCCAGAGCCAGGCGGCGGTTGTTGTTGAGAATTGCCTCGACTCTGGCGAGATGAGTCTCCACcagcctctgcctctctccagcGACCTGCTCCTCCAGTGTCTGCAGCACGGACTGGAAGTGCTGACGGACGAGAGGTGAGGGAGTGGATACAAggatgatgttcattttttccaCAGGAGAATTCCACCAACAAAATAAAGCAGGGTGATCAAGGGTCCACTTACCTCATTCAGGGCCTGTCGCTCTGACTTTGGCAGATTCTTCGACTGGTTGTCTGCCTCTGCCCATTCCTTCATGATCTGAGGTATAGAAAGACACAGAATCATTCAGATACACGAGAAGGCAACACAGCGGCTTCTGGTTTCAGCCTCTTGGTTAAAGGACACATGAGATCTACACATTGAACTCGGTAAGAAAGTGAACAAGTGTAGTCCCCCAAAATACGAAATGTAACATGTTGACTGATATAAGGAATGCAATGTGTTGTATAAACACAATGCAGACACCATGGTTTGACTTACTGACTAGTTGTTTTCATTGTAGCATTTAAAAGCCAGTTTTAAACTAATAACTGACTGTGCATCTGTAAAAACATGGTGCCGAGCaaaaaaagagctttgagtAAGACGCCTAGGCAGCAACATCGTATTTGTCGAGTGCAATTCCACAGCCAagacacaaatcaaaaacaaaatcttgaGGTTGTACAGAAGCTGTCTTGAGATTGTGAGCAAAGATATACACCcacatacatgcaaacataGTCAGATGTGCAGCGTGATCGAGTCTGAACTTGCATCGTGTATGAAACTTTATGAAAATTTCAAATGTTGAGCAATATATGGTTGCAGCTCCGGTCTTGTGCTGCATTttaatactatatatatatatatatatatatatataaatatatactgtccATGTTACCACCCAGTCCCAGTTTCACACCTCTTAGGGCGTATGTGgaatttatttatatcttttctGTATCTTTATGCAGGTGAAACATGTACAGGCCAGAGCCCCTGTCTGAGAATTAGATCAGGGGCCGAGAGCAATGGAACAGCAGGTCTCCTCCTAAATGAATTGACTGACAAAAGTACAACTAATCAACTATTAACCTGTTCTTATCCCTGTGAAATTCACCTCATTGATGCGCTTCATCCTGCGCTCCTCCAAGTCTGTCTTGGCACGCAGGAAGTTGGCATGCTCAGTGTCATCCACTGGCTTCTCAAAATAAACATCAACGCCATCTGTGGGCCGGGGCGTAGTCACTGGatgggaaagacagaaaacagagatcGTTGCTGTCGTGCATTGCGCAAGAGCCAGAGAGCACTCATCCTGTAATTAAAGGGACGGCCCCGGTCAAAACTCGACAGACCAAGCATTGAGAGAGTAGCAGGAAataggaaaaaaactgaacatgcAACAATGGAAAACAACATCTGCTTCATCCTGGAGAGAATCTGGATGGGAGAAAAACGTTCTTGTattcctttttattaaaaaaaactttttaataacTCCAACACAATTCATGGGAAACCCACATCATGTTGTGTAACACTCAAGATGAATCATTCCCCGGGGTTGTGgagcttcaaaaaaaagaagatcacTCAAAAAAGTACTGACAAAGTAGTGACATTTTGCTTTGATTAATCACTAATTTAAATGACTGCCAAAGCTCTTtcttgtaaattgaaaaaaatgaaacattcaaaTGCTGGTGGTGGATTATATTTGATCATGTAGTTGACAGATTAGTGGATTAGTTAAAGCGCATGGATTGCCACTTGTTTTAACTAAAATGTGCACTGTTACTTTTTTAGAAAgtcaaaagacacaaataaatgataatCTGTTCCTGCAGTAACAccataatatataaaaaacataacaacCTTTTGGGCTCTTGGTTTTCTTTGAAGTCCTTATGGACACTGTTTCCCTCACAGACACTGACCACTAACACAGTTTACTATTCTGAGTTTGTCCTTATTGAAGTTCATATGTAAAGTGGTCGGCTGCTCCATTTACTGTGCAGGCTAGAAGCCACACTGCTGACGCCTGCAGGTTGTTGTGACCTCGATTGTCCTGACACTTGCACGCAACAGAACAAAGTGGACAACCGGAGTACCGCTGTTGTATGTGTAGATACATCCATACAGGAGGTGTATTGGTGAGTACAGGGGAtatgttttaacaaaacaacaacgctATCTTCACGTTACAGGCAGataaagtgcagcagagagCACTGAGCACTacacagcagtgacagcagtCATTTAATCCCGTGACTGTGTTTTTGACCACCACTGCCACACATATTttagtatgtttttttcctccaaaaacAATGGATAGATTAACAGGAAAGATTAGAGTCACTCACAGCTGTCACCCTTCATCAGAGGGGCCGAGGGGGTGGGTTTGTGGCTTTTCTCGTAGTAGAAAGAGTCCAGATAGTCAGATGTCTGGTAGGGACCGGAGTCAATGGGGAATTCATACTCTTCTGGATCTTTCACAGCTATtgcctgctcttcctcttcctcttccacttcttCCTCATCgactacctcctcctcctcctcctcctcttcttcttcctcctcttcttccaccacttcatcgtcctcctcttccataTCGGCCTCGTCCACATCTGTGTCAGGAGAGGGGCTTGGGGTGGGGGCCATTACTTTGGTGCTGTGGAAAAGTGTAACAGTCATTACTCTGCAAACACATGATCGTTCACCCTGCAACGGCTCCATGTCGTCAAGCAGAGGATGTTAGCGTCTTACACAGAGTTAAGTTTTCCAGCGGTCTGGGATGTGAACGTCTGAGGACCAGCAGGgacgtctctctcctctgggtCACCTTTACCGCCGGAGCTCCCTCGGCCCGGGCAGCACACATACTCAACCCCCCGGAAATGGTCCCCACATGGCAGCAGCATCCCGTAGCTGTGAAGCTCCAGATTGTCAGCGGTGCATTCCTGAGAGGAAGACGTTCAGATCCACAAAggtaaaaacacattgttataATGTAAAATTTGgttgaaattaacattttaaagtaaaaggTAACTTTAAATAGTGTaacttctaaatattacaagaaatagtttttttttctcttggacAATAAATAGTTGACCAGATATGACATGAAGAAGTGTTGCATCTTGAACTTTTCCGCTCTAACAGACACCTCGGGTAGGCGTACAGACAAAGTATGACGTGATACACAACCCACCCTTTGACTTGTCAATAGTCTGCTATTGCTGTTAGGAATGACTGCACAAAAGATTTTGAATCTGAAACATGTGCGGAAAGTCAAATACAGATGACCCATCTGCTATAATCtgactaaaaatgtattttctttacttACAGTTTAATTTCTTCAGGAATGAAACTGCCATATCTCTGCCCCTCTCACCTCTTTAGCTATGTTGTGCCAGTACACGTAACTCTCGCAAGCATCCATCTGCTCCCGGTGGAGGAATCGGCATCGGTCAGGCACCAGCAGGGTCTCGCTCACGTATTCGCCCTCTGCAGCAAAGGCCAAAGAGAAGGTGAGGTCAGTTGTCAGGtgatgaacacaaaacatgaaacagaaGTATGATAGTGAACCAGAACAGATAAATGTAGATAGGAAGCAGAAATTAGGTCTGACAGAAAGCAAATATGTGTTCAGAGAGAAGGCAGCTACAGTAGTAAGTCACAGACATGAAGTAAAATGTGCTTTGCTTATGACAGACACAATAAATGTAGATGACTACTTTGTTGTTACAATAAgccacagagaaataaataacagCTTTTATAGTCTCAGTTTCTAACTTCACTTTAATCCTGTTCCTCATGCAGCACTGTTATCGCTCTGTTCTTTAGGGCTCAAACATTCAGGGAAGGTTTCACCCCCACGACGGGCAGAACATTAGAAACCAAACAAGCTAGAGCCAGGTCTACAGCGCCGCTGCGTACGAATAAAAGGGCTCCAGAGTGACTCACTGTGCATCACTCATTCTTTCATTCACTCATCTATTGTTGGCTGACATTCACCTCTAGTGGCTGGTAGCAGGCATGGCCCTTCTGTGAACACCGTGGAGATGTACATGGTGCTTTGTATGTATTGAACTAAACACCCTGACTTAGTAACACAATAAGAAAGCCGTGGCACTGGGAGAGTTGCAGAGGGAGTGCTAGTATTGAgcatcaaaaatgaaatcacagtAACGCCATGTGCGGtactaaaagaaaatgtatgcGAATGAGAAGTATCTTGTCAGCATATGCATTAGTGTCACAGGCCTGAACATGCTTTAACACAGAATCATGCTTTGTGTCAatctttacatttcttttatattttatattcacaaATGCATAACACATTCCTGTGTTATGAATATATCTCCACCAGTTGCCTTATGCATAGTTTAATTCtaacaaaaactattttgtaaAAGTGGTGATCTGGCAGTGTTACACTTTGTCATTCGCTCATTTCACTTACTTTAGACATGATGATAGGTGGATTTTATTACCCTTGGATGGAGCGTTTCCACCTGTGTCAGGTCTTTGTCTGAGCTAAGCTAAGTAGCTTCACAGTTAACAGACAGACGTGAGAGTGGTATCAACTTTCTTATGTAAACCTCAGCAAAAAAAGCTTATGAGGGCATTTCTGTGATGTCAAACTATTTCAGAAGGGTGCCTAGTGGTCCAACATGAATGACTGCAATGTGCCTGGTTTGAGTCTGGCTCTCTCCCCATGtttcctttctgtttcctttgtcggataattcaaaaaaatattttaaaaaaacagtcaatctagaaatataaaagacacTTTATCGTGCTTGTTTCTTCTCTCGATCGCAAGGTAAGAAACTTCTTTCTTCATAAGGGCACACAGGGAATCTCATCGTATGAATTCTTGTAATTGACCAATGGCGGTGAGGTGTGTTGTTCTTACCTAGGCAGCGGTAGGGCAGGACTATGAATGGATGTGTCTGGCAGTGTCCCCAACCTTTCTTACACCAGGCGTGGATGGTGACAGGTCTTTTTGACTCCTCTATATGGGAGATCGGAAGCGCTGGGTACATCTGGACGTACAGGCACATgcagagacgacagagacacagaacagatagatggatggacagaaCAGAGGGATTGAAGACAGGAGGAGATGTGGATAGGGAAGAAATAGTTAGAGAAGAGGTTTGGGGGATTGGTTCGGGGGTGGTAAATGTGGCGGGATCAGGAAAAAACAGGAAGGGACCACAGTCAGTGGGGAGAGGACTAACAAGGGAAAGAGTCATGCAACATATTCTCGAACTGTTTATATGCAGCTGCGTGAGGCCATGAAGCCATGTTAGACACGGCATACAAAAGTTATAACTTCACATCTGACTACTTTCATTTAAAGTCCAGGTCAATAAATGACAAATTTAATGGCGTTGCATAGTGAGatatcaagacaaaaaaatgttttttttgggggacttttttgtgtgtaaaatccATCACATAATGTGCATAATGTGCCAGCTGGTCTCATTCCATTCCATCCAGGTTCATGGCTGCTGTAGCAGTCATGTGTACTTTCAGGTGGCCCTTGGTTAGATTTAAAGATGCacttttaaatagatttttctgAAGAAGGAGTGTGTGGGGAGAATGTGTACTGCCTTACATCGTACAGCAGGAAAGTACACATATCAGGTAACAAGAGGAGGATAAGTGGATGGTGGTGAAATTGAAATGTTGTAATATTTCAACAGGCCACCATCTCTCTACTATATATGGTGAAATATATAGATTTAATAGGGCGGGCGTTAGACAAACCAAATTAGAtcaaaataatgtgaaatttTTACATAATTCCCTTATGTTGTATTGATTTTCGTGCTACATTCTTCCACGATGTTGCCATTaagattctgattctgataatGCTGCTGTGAGTCGTATTGATCCACCCTGGCGTGATATCGCCTGGTGAAGTGCAGGGCCCTACCTCCTGACAATAGGACAGGATCTCACTGGGCTCTTTGACGCAGCCCTGTCGGCCCTGAGGATCCGGCTCCCACTTCCCGGTCTGCAAGTTCATGTGCAGGAGTTGACGGCCACAGAACATGGCAATCTGCGGCTCCGCCACCTGGGGGCCCGGCCCGTCCACCTCGGTCATGGCCAGAGCCTAGAGAGCataggcagagagagagagagagagagaagaggtgaagagaagTCGATACAAACACAGTGGCAGATAATATTGTGTTTGAAGCTGATCCAGGTTGTGTAGACCACAGATAATTCCTAAATGCACTCCAGCACTATCCAGCATTAGGCCGAGAGTGTAAGCAAGCGCACAAGACCGAGAGTGAGTGGAAGATCGAAGCAGGGAGGCGAGGGTGTAGGGAGGAACAGGAAGCTAATGCACACTGCGAGCTTTGAGCGAATATTGGTATATCTAAAAATCAGGGAAGATCCATAGGATACTCCCTGTTGAAAAAACCGTGGAGTGAATGACAAAAAGAGCCAATACACATCTGACTTATTGACTAGTGGCCAGTTCTCCCTGTTTACAGACAATACTGAGAGCAGAGAAAAGCAAGAATGAACGTTGTTAAGGTGTACAGCAATAATATGCATGTAAAtattctctccctcctccttcccctcctccagcGTGCTTCTTGGATGTTGATATTGATCACGGGATATGTTGCCTCTGCCCGAGGAGGGCCCTGGGGACCCCACAAAGAGGAACACACAGCAGCCGGGGCTCGGAGTCAGGTGTTAATACAAGCTCATTGACCGACGGGCCACTTCACTACATTAACACACAGAACCGAGACAGAGAGAGCCCAGGGAGGAAcaaaggaggggaggggtgcGGCAGAGAGGGAAAAGCTCCATGAACAGCACGAACAAGGACTTCATCTACCTTAAAGGAcaaaagagatttttattttgtattttttttcttccagaaaaCCTGACAGCAGTGAGCCCTCGAAAATCACGAGAAAGTGCAAAAGCATATCATGTTCCACGAGATGTCTGAGTCATCTCTGGTACAAAACAAATGAGCTGTTTATCAGAGACAATCGcacagactcctgcaggtcacATAGCTCAAGCAAGAGCATCATTTTACAGTAGTATTCATGGCAGAGAACATGCCATAATGTTTACCGTCCAACCCCCGACTCTCTTCAAAAAGGCATCCTTTATATCTCATATCCTTTCATCTGCGCTTGGCCGACAGAGAGATAGACCGACTGACGACAGACAAGATGAGCGACGCTGAGCCAATTAGAATGAAATTGCCCACAAGGAAGAAACTGCAGGGAAAAGAAATATGGGCGAGTGACGCCTGATCAAAGGGAAGCCCTTCTTTGGCCGACCGTAGCTCAAGTGTTTGAAGTCCTAATTAAAATtcatacagaataaaataaatatataaaacccCTTTGAGTAACTgtacaataaataaagtaaGCTCCAGGCAGTCTGTGCATTATAATTACGCTaaaaggagtgtgtgtttctgcatgtcTTTGCAGATTCCTTACAAATTACGGCTCTTTCATTACTGCTGaccatttccaaaaacaaaccGGAATTTAGATTTATGGATGGGTTTTTTCTCCGCCCAAGAGgccagggtttttttctgtccattctAATTTTGCTTGGATATCAATTAGCAGAGGCTTGCAAAGTAGCTTGAGACAAGTAATTCATCACGGTGAAGATCTACTTTTGCTCACGGGCCTTCGACATAATGGTCAGTTTTTCAGAGGacgtttttttaaagtcatcatTATGTGGTGACTGTAGACTAAAAATGGAATTACTCTCTCTGCTGTGAACttaattaatatttcaaatgctccaatttgactttttttttctttttctgaatatTCATCCTTGTTTGTCTTCTGGggtttttatgcttttttgcaaaataaatcTAAAGCTTCAGCTTGTCATCTCCCCTGTGATGGATTCCCAATCTCCGGGCAACGTTCCTGCCCCTGCAAGTTAAAGATCACCCACCCCACAACCAAACTAATGGAAAAATGTTGGATGTTGTATAATAACATTTCTGGCATAGAAATGGTTGGTTTGGGGATTTGTTAAGTTCACAGTCGATAAATGTTTTACCGTTAACTCTTTTATTTATAGCTTCACAGTACGAGATGTTGGATTCCTCGAGGAAAACAAACTGCTTGTGTTGGTTATTGACGGCGCTGAATTGGAGCTTTTTATTGGTTAAGTGTATTGTTGGATAGGCACAGGAAAACACTGCTGCGGCTGCGGAACAAGCTGCTGAGCTAATGTCTAAATAGATATATCTCTTTGACTCAGGGAAGGTCAgcgccacagagagagagagagagtgagagagaaaacttCCGGATATTTGAGAAGATAACCTGGCAGCTCCCCTTGGTCAGGCTCTCTCATTCTGCCTGCTCTCCACTACTGCACTTGCAGAAAATCAATGCTGAGCGACTGCAACTGTATCG
Encoded proteins:
- the aplp1 gene encoding amyloid beta precursor like protein 1 isoform X1; its protein translation is MGRTALPVLMAVLSYCASGDVEALAMTEVDGPGPQVAEPQIAMFCGRQLLHMNLQTGKWEPDPQGRQGCVKEPSEILSYCQEMYPALPISHIEESKRPVTIHAWCKKGWGHCQTHPFIVLPYRCLEGEYVSETLLVPDRCRFLHREQMDACESYVYWHNIAKEECTADNLELHSYGMLLPCGDHFRGVEYVCCPGRGSSGGKGDPEERDVPAGPQTFTSQTAGKLNSVTKVMAPTPSPSPDTDVDEADMEEEDDEVVEEEEEEEEEEEEEEVVDEEEVEEEEEEQAIAVKDPEEYEFPIDSGPYQTSDYLDSFYYEKSHKPTPSAPLMKGDSLTTPRPTDGVDVYFEKPVDDTEHANFLRAKTDLEERRMKRINEIMKEWAEADNQSKNLPKSERQALNEHFQSVLQTLEEQVAGERQRLVETHLARVEAILNNNRRLALENYLTAVQSDRPQPERVLQALKRYMAAEQKDRRHTLRHYQHIVAVDPQKAEQMKFQVYTHLHVIEERMNQSLALLYKDPTLAEELHSDIQELVKAERGDISELMTTSFSETRTTEELLPAESEEEKDDEEEEERAFQNRPYPPRIEPQSNKKVDEYDYTTSERGPTYEYEEKINTSAELKQVVNKPPEIARDELQPDALETFNRGAMVGLLVVAVAIAMVMVISLLLVRRKPYGTISHGIVEQVDPMLTPEERQLNKMQNHGYENPTYKFFEQMN
- the aplp1 gene encoding amyloid beta precursor like protein 1 isoform X2; its protein translation is MGRTALPVLMAVLSYCASGDVEALAMTEVDGPGPQVAEPQIAMFCGRQLLHMNLQTGKWEPDPQGRQGCVKEPSEILSYCQEMYPALPISHIEESKRPVTIHAWCKKGWGHCQTHPFIVLPYRCLEGEYVSETLLVPDRCRFLHREQMDACESYVYWHNIAKEECTADNLELHSYGMLLPCGDHFRGVEYVCCPGRGSSGGKGDPEERDVPAGPQTFTSQTAGKLNSVTKVMAPTPSPSPDTDVDEADMEEEDDEVVEEEEEEEEEEEEEEVVDEEEVEEEEEEQAIAVKDPEEYEFPIDSGPYQTSDYLDSFYYEKSHKPTPSAPLMKGDSLTTPRPTDGVDVYFEKPVDDTEHANFLRAKTDLEERRMKRINEIMKEWAEADNQSKNLPKSERQALNEHFQSVLQTLEEQVAGERQRLVETHLARVEAILNNNRRLALENYLTAVQSDRPQPERVLQALKRYMAAEQKDRRHTLRHYQHIVAVDPQKAEQMKFQVYTHLHVIEERMNQSLALLYKDPTLAEELHSDIQELVKAERGDISELMTTSFSETRTTEELLPAESEEEKDDEEEEERAFQNRPYPPRIEPQSNKKVDEYDYTTSERGPTYEYEEKINTSAELKQVVNKPPEIARDELQPDALETFNRGAMVGLLVVAVAIAMVMVISLLLVRRKPYGTISHGIVEVDPMLTPEERQLNKMQNHGYENPTYKFFEQMN